Proteins from a genomic interval of Vicinamibacterales bacterium:
- a CDS encoding medium chain dehydrogenase/reductase family protein, translating to MIPRHGGPEVFELREGPDPVPGEGEILIRVRAAGINFADILARIGLYPDAPRPPLVVGYEVAGVVAAVGPGVTQPHEGDRVVALTRFGGYADAVVVPASRAFRFPDRLSDAEAAAVPVTYLTAAIALYRMAAVTSGETVLVHNAGGALGIAATQLARLRRATVIGTASVAKHDALRSFGVDLAIDYRHGNVESEVRRFTRGRGVDVILDPIGGRSFGASYRMLAPLGRLVMLGISSMSGERRSALRVLQSWWAMKPFAPLSLINRNRGVFGLNAGHLWDERRQLQPLIDLVLTELSANRLDPIVAKTFPLERVADAHRYIHSRANIGKVVLTT from the coding sequence TCCTCATCCGCGTCCGCGCCGCCGGCATCAACTTCGCCGACATCCTCGCCCGCATCGGGCTTTACCCTGACGCCCCCAGGCCGCCGCTCGTCGTCGGCTACGAAGTGGCCGGCGTCGTGGCCGCGGTCGGTCCCGGCGTCACCCAGCCGCACGAAGGGGACCGCGTCGTGGCGCTCACCAGGTTCGGCGGCTACGCCGATGCGGTCGTCGTGCCCGCGTCTCGTGCGTTCCGCTTCCCCGATCGTCTCAGCGACGCCGAAGCGGCGGCGGTGCCGGTCACGTACCTGACCGCGGCGATCGCGCTGTACCGCATGGCGGCGGTCACGTCCGGCGAGACGGTGCTCGTGCACAACGCCGGCGGCGCGCTCGGGATCGCCGCCACGCAGCTCGCGCGCCTGCGGCGCGCGACCGTGATCGGCACCGCCTCCGTGGCCAAGCACGACGCCCTGCGAAGCTTCGGGGTGGACCTGGCGATCGACTACCGGCACGGCAACGTCGAGAGCGAGGTGCGGCGGTTCACGCGCGGCCGCGGCGTCGACGTGATCCTGGATCCGATCGGCGGCAGGAGCTTCGGCGCCAGCTACCGCATGCTGGCCCCGCTCGGCCGTCTGGTGATGCTGGGGATCTCGTCGATGTCGGGCGAGCGGCGCAGCGCGCTGCGCGTGCTGCAGTCGTGGTGGGCGATGAAGCCGTTCGCGCCGCTGTCGCTGATCAATCGCAATCGCGGCGTCTTCGGCCTGAACGCCGGCCACCTGTGGGACGAGCGCCGCCAGCTGCAGCCGCTGATCGATCTGGTGCTGACGGAGCTGAGCGCGAACCGGCTCGATCCGATCGTCGCGAAGACGTTTCCGCTCGAGCGGGTCGCCGACGCGCACCGCTACATCCACAGCCGCGCCAACATCGGCAAGGTCGTTCTGACCACCTGA